The following proteins are encoded in a genomic region of Mesoplodon densirostris isolate mMesDen1 chromosome 12, mMesDen1 primary haplotype, whole genome shotgun sequence:
- the SFT2D1 gene encoding vesicle transport protein SFT2A isoform X1, whose amino-acid sequence MEKLRRVLSGQDDEEQGLTAQVLDASSLGFHTRLKWFAICFASGVLFSVLGTGLLWLPGGIKLFAVFYTLGNIAALASTCFLMGPMKQLKKMFETTRLLATIVMLLCFILTLCAALWWHKKGLALLFCILQFLSMTWYSLSYIPYARDAVIKCCSSLLS is encoded by the exons ATGGAGAAGCTGCGGCGAGTCCTGAGCGGCCAGGACGACGAGGAGCAGGGCCTGACTGCACAG GTCCTGGACGCCTCGTCCCTCGGTTTCCACACCAGGCTGAAGTGGTTTGCCATATGCTTTGCCAGTGGCGTCCTCTTCTCTGTTCTT GGAACTGGATTGCTGTGGCTTCCTGGTGGCATAAAGCTTTTTGCAGTGTTTTATACACTTGGAAATATTGCTGCCTTAGCCAG TACGTGCTTTTTAATGGGACCCATGAAACAACTGAAGAAAATGTTTGAAACAACGAGATTGCTTGCAACGATTGTTATGCTT TTGTGTTTCATACTTACCCTGTGTGCTGCTCTTTGG TGGCATAAGAAGGGGCTGGCTTTATTATTCTGCATATTGCAGTTCTTGTCAATGACCTG GTATAGTCTGTCATACATCCCGTATGCAAG GGATGCGGTAATTAAATGCTGTTCTTCTTTGCTGAGTTAA
- the SFT2D1 gene encoding vesicle transport protein SFT2A isoform X2, with product MEKLRRVLSGQDDEEQGLTAQGTGLLWLPGGIKLFAVFYTLGNIAALASTCFLMGPMKQLKKMFETTRLLATIVMLLCFILTLCAALWWHKKGLALLFCILQFLSMTWYSLSYIPYARDAVIKCCSSLLS from the exons ATGGAGAAGCTGCGGCGAGTCCTGAGCGGCCAGGACGACGAGGAGCAGGGCCTGACTGCACAG GGAACTGGATTGCTGTGGCTTCCTGGTGGCATAAAGCTTTTTGCAGTGTTTTATACACTTGGAAATATTGCTGCCTTAGCCAG TACGTGCTTTTTAATGGGACCCATGAAACAACTGAAGAAAATGTTTGAAACAACGAGATTGCTTGCAACGATTGTTATGCTT TTGTGTTTCATACTTACCCTGTGTGCTGCTCTTTGG TGGCATAAGAAGGGGCTGGCTTTATTATTCTGCATATTGCAGTTCTTGTCAATGACCTG GTATAGTCTGTCATACATCCCGTATGCAAG GGATGCGGTAATTAAATGCTGTTCTTCTTTGCTGAGTTAA